The following proteins are encoded in a genomic region of Mycolicibacterium confluentis:
- a CDS encoding aldehyde dehydrogenase family protein, producing the protein MTDFEKITVPEQLPTRVLIGGELREPSGPDEVSVYNPSTGEVLASVRQSDLTDLEAAVDAAVDGFEDWSQTTPQQRSVALLKLADAIEANLDEFTALETFDIGKPRGQARGGAEESVDIIRFFAGAARCLDSVAAGDYRTGATSMVRLEPLGVVGIIIPWNYPAVIAAFKIAAAVGAGNTVVFKPSEVAPLTSLRIAELAAEIFPPGVINIITGGGSIGAAIAEHPKISMISFTGGSETGRQIAAKSSGNLKRLSMELGGKAPIVVLEDADLQAVASRLRFASFVNTGQACTAACRVLVHEDVYDQFLEIFIAEVKSIKVGDAAVEPGVDMGPMISAEHRQRVLDMLGRTGGKTLLGGGVIDRPGFFLEPTIVTDLDQQDELIQHEIFGPVVTVQKISSVEQAITFANDVPYGLSASVWTRDIKKALQVMRRLDFGQVWINDHLSSVSELPNGGFKQSGYGTDSSIDAIRHYTRTKHVWMTVD; encoded by the coding sequence ATGACGGACTTTGAGAAGATCACGGTTCCCGAGCAGCTTCCCACCCGCGTTCTGATCGGTGGTGAACTGCGAGAACCGTCCGGGCCGGACGAGGTCTCCGTGTACAACCCCTCGACCGGAGAGGTCCTGGCGTCGGTGCGCCAGAGCGACCTCACCGACCTCGAGGCAGCGGTGGACGCCGCAGTCGACGGCTTCGAGGACTGGTCGCAGACCACCCCGCAGCAACGGTCTGTGGCTCTGCTCAAACTCGCCGACGCTATCGAGGCGAACCTCGACGAGTTCACCGCCCTGGAGACGTTCGATATCGGCAAGCCACGCGGCCAGGCCCGTGGCGGTGCCGAGGAGTCCGTCGACATCATCCGGTTCTTCGCCGGTGCCGCCCGGTGTCTCGACTCGGTGGCTGCAGGCGACTACCGAACCGGTGCCACCTCGATGGTGCGGCTCGAGCCGCTCGGTGTGGTGGGCATCATCATCCCGTGGAACTACCCGGCCGTGATCGCCGCGTTCAAGATCGCCGCTGCCGTCGGCGCCGGCAACACCGTGGTGTTCAAACCCAGCGAGGTCGCGCCGCTGACCAGCCTGCGGATCGCCGAGCTGGCTGCCGAGATCTTCCCGCCGGGCGTGATCAACATCATCACCGGTGGCGGATCCATCGGGGCCGCGATCGCCGAGCACCCGAAGATCAGCATGATCTCCTTCACCGGCGGCAGCGAGACCGGGCGCCAGATCGCGGCCAAGTCATCCGGCAACCTCAAGCGCCTGTCGATGGAGCTCGGGGGCAAGGCGCCCATCGTCGTCCTCGAGGACGCCGATCTGCAGGCCGTCGCATCGCGTCTGCGGTTCGCCTCGTTCGTCAACACGGGGCAGGCCTGCACTGCGGCCTGCCGGGTTCTGGTGCATGAGGACGTATACGACCAGTTCCTGGAAATCTTCATCGCGGAAGTGAAGTCGATCAAGGTCGGGGACGCAGCGGTGGAACCGGGCGTCGACATGGGGCCGATGATCTCTGCCGAACACCGGCAGCGGGTGTTGGACATGCTGGGACGCACGGGTGGGAAGACCCTCCTCGGCGGTGGTGTCATCGACCGACCCGGCTTCTTCCTCGAGCCGACGATTGTCACGGATCTCGACCAGCAAGACGAGCTGATCCAGCACGAGATATTCGGTCCGGTGGTCACCGTCCAGAAGATCAGCTCGGTGGAGCAGGCAATCACCTTCGCCAACGATGTGCCCTACGGTCTCTCGGCATCGGTGTGGACCAGGGATATCAAGAAGGCGTTGCAGGTGATGCGCCGACTCGACTTCGGCCAGGTCTGGATCAACGACCACCTGTCCAGTGTTTCCGAACTACCCAACGGCGGTTTCAAGCAGTCCGGATACGGAACCGATTCATCGATCGACGCCATCCGTCACTACACGCGCACCAAGCACGTGTGGATGACGGTCGACTGA
- a CDS encoding ferredoxin — MRVTVDRSICDEHGLCAMAAPSVFEINDDGELVYDQNPDDSERDQTEEAMGSCPVQAISIAD; from the coding sequence ATGCGGGTCACAGTCGACCGTTCGATCTGCGACGAGCACGGTTTGTGTGCCATGGCGGCGCCGTCGGTGTTCGAGATCAACGACGACGGGGAGCTGGTATACGACCAGAATCCCGACGATTCCGAGCGAGACCAAACCGAAGAGGCGATGGGCAGCTGCCCCGTCCAGGCCATCAGCATTGCGGACTGA
- a CDS encoding CoA transferase: MSSGASVSLTASRPARALKPGWLAGITFSRAGSSVALDVAARILVQLGAAEADAEESGASAADIVLADRIEHPISLSSPERHSAAEYLADVEAQNRSVWVTASAYGLSTSRADAFASDTSILAAAGILGHSRIGAQYPPIVPPGTLGLRLTGYVMAVAALHGLHLRREQESPVHLDVSAQSAVIATGLTLEMGHALSHCPDQGGSARYGAPSGFFTCLDGAVYVLVLEQHQWQAFQKALVPAVDSVPSLEDARENADFVNAQMTQWASTRTAEQCEQTLQAAGVPCTAVNSVETFVERARKVGRPVNLTGPDAVFLPAQVTTVPAGDGGGRADGVIGLSDLRVLDAGHVLAIPLGAAWLGAMGAQVTKLEDPNRLDIYRRRGPFAEGEPGVNRSAYFNQLNFCKTRLDVAVGVPGEQIDLDSYDVVLHNLTPRRAQAVGVDPESVLTGKSARLLVSSSGFGGTGEWSGYRAYGHNIHAFSGLVDATLDPRGEMGDIGTPWADPLTSVAVSAMVLAWSLSPERDAGVGIDVSMAELTAAQIAELIGTEPAEAYRAPEVGGDFFLRMSDAGQMLAVSLRSGEEVNRFQDAIGRSLPAIQTKGQLIEFGSDDFTVDDVLAERLLDAGFAVSTVLTAHDLAVDSFVRSTGLFQNVNSSDLGDYHVTGLPWQVAGRGAFALRAAPERPSEAD, translated from the coding sequence ATGAGCTCCGGTGCTTCTGTTTCGCTCACAGCTTCCCGACCTGCCCGCGCGCTGAAGCCGGGTTGGCTCGCGGGGATTACGTTCAGCAGGGCCGGCAGTTCGGTCGCCCTCGATGTTGCGGCGCGAATCCTGGTACAGCTCGGCGCCGCAGAGGCCGACGCGGAGGAGTCCGGTGCCAGTGCCGCGGATATCGTGCTGGCCGACCGGATCGAGCACCCGATCTCTCTGTCCAGTCCTGAAAGACACAGTGCTGCGGAATATCTCGCGGATGTGGAGGCGCAGAACAGGTCCGTCTGGGTGACGGCGAGCGCGTATGGTCTATCGACCAGTCGTGCCGATGCGTTTGCCTCGGATACCAGCATCCTGGCTGCCGCCGGCATTCTGGGGCATTCGCGCATCGGGGCGCAGTATCCGCCCATCGTGCCGCCCGGCACGTTGGGTCTGCGGTTGACCGGATACGTGATGGCGGTTGCGGCACTGCACGGCCTGCATCTTCGTCGCGAGCAGGAATCGCCGGTGCACCTCGACGTGTCGGCCCAGTCGGCGGTCATCGCCACCGGCCTGACCCTGGAGATGGGGCATGCGTTGTCGCACTGTCCCGACCAGGGTGGCAGTGCGCGTTACGGGGCGCCGTCAGGCTTCTTCACCTGCCTCGACGGTGCGGTGTACGTGCTTGTGCTCGAACAACATCAATGGCAGGCCTTCCAGAAGGCGCTGGTACCCGCGGTGGACTCCGTGCCTTCTCTCGAGGATGCCCGCGAGAACGCCGATTTCGTCAACGCACAGATGACCCAGTGGGCATCAACGAGGACCGCCGAGCAGTGTGAACAGACCCTGCAAGCCGCCGGTGTGCCGTGTACGGCAGTGAACTCCGTCGAGACGTTTGTCGAACGCGCTCGCAAGGTGGGCCGTCCCGTCAATCTGACCGGCCCGGACGCGGTATTCCTGCCCGCTCAGGTCACCACCGTGCCGGCCGGCGATGGCGGCGGCCGTGCCGACGGTGTCATCGGGCTGTCGGATCTGCGTGTCCTCGACGCCGGACACGTGCTCGCCATCCCGCTGGGAGCGGCATGGCTCGGCGCCATGGGGGCGCAGGTGACCAAGCTCGAAGATCCCAACCGGCTCGACATCTACCGGCGCCGTGGACCGTTCGCGGAAGGTGAACCTGGGGTCAACCGGAGCGCGTACTTCAATCAGCTGAACTTCTGCAAGACACGGCTGGATGTCGCGGTGGGGGTGCCGGGTGAGCAGATCGACCTCGACTCCTACGATGTCGTGCTGCACAACCTCACTCCGCGGCGGGCCCAGGCGGTCGGGGTGGACCCCGAGAGCGTGTTGACGGGGAAATCAGCCAGACTGTTGGTGTCCTCGAGTGGATTCGGTGGCACCGGGGAATGGTCCGGGTACCGCGCCTACGGCCACAACATCCACGCTTTCTCCGGACTGGTCGACGCCACTTTGGATCCCCGTGGCGAGATGGGCGATATCGGCACGCCATGGGCGGACCCCCTGACCAGTGTTGCCGTTTCCGCGATGGTGCTGGCATGGTCGCTGTCTCCCGAACGAGACGCCGGTGTGGGCATCGATGTCTCGATGGCGGAGCTGACCGCCGCCCAGATCGCCGAGTTGATCGGGACCGAACCCGCGGAGGCGTATCGGGCACCGGAAGTCGGCGGCGACTTCTTCCTGCGGATGAGCGACGCCGGGCAGATGCTCGCGGTGTCATTGCGCAGCGGCGAAGAGGTGAACCGATTCCAGGACGCCATCGGGCGCAGCCTTCCGGCGATCCAGACCAAAGGCCAACTTATCGAATTCGGATCCGACGACTTCACCGTTGACGACGTGCTGGCCGAACGACTGCTCGACGCAGGCTTCGCCGTGTCCACAGTGCTCACCGCACATGACCTCGCCGTGGACTCGTTCGTCCGCAGCACCGGTCTGTTCCAGAATGTCAACAGCTCAGACCTGGGGGACTACCACGTGACCGGACTGCCGTGGCAGGTGGCAGGGCGTGGGGCATTTGCACTGCGCGCCGCACCCGAAAGGCCCTCGGAAGCCGACTGA
- a CDS encoding APC family permease — MSEESPTPSAGIRPAKGENGSRSLSGHIGVVELIFSVLAFAAPMLVVASFMAVVITFGGVGAPLIFLITTVVLLLFCVGYVKMTNYLPNPGAFYAYITAGLGKRVGLGASFLAVFGYSLFALGSGSFFGVITNSFVVETLGGPELPWWIYSIACFVVTGTLGYLRIGLSVKLLSAVLALEVLLVMVFNLAVTKTGGPEGRSLAPFDPGSLNMSGLALGVVFASVCFLGFEATAVFCEETKDPERTVPRAAYLSVLLIGGFYILSAWAMITAYGTQNILGAIDEDFAAVFPNAMETYVGVWGRDAVLLLTVGSCFACMLAVQNIMSRYCFHLGADRILPAGLGRVHPRFGSPYVSSVIVAAAVITMFVVFAVTGADPAILYGLLSGTGGVVIMILMFLTSLAVVAFFQRRSSEINSPRAQWSARIAPTISAIGLGIVIYLSLKHFDMVTGGSAVIAALLQVLIVAVFVVGWLFATWLRGNRPEVFATIGRNKPPA, encoded by the coding sequence ATGAGCGAGGAGAGTCCCACCCCTTCGGCGGGCATTCGTCCTGCTAAAGGAGAGAACGGTTCCCGGTCCCTATCGGGACACATAGGCGTCGTCGAGCTGATCTTCTCGGTGCTGGCATTCGCGGCGCCGATGCTGGTGGTCGCCAGCTTCATGGCTGTGGTCATCACCTTCGGCGGTGTGGGCGCGCCGTTGATCTTCCTCATCACCACAGTCGTGCTCCTGCTGTTCTGTGTCGGGTACGTGAAGATGACGAACTATCTACCGAACCCCGGCGCCTTCTACGCCTACATCACTGCGGGGCTGGGCAAGCGGGTAGGCCTCGGCGCCAGTTTCCTCGCGGTCTTCGGGTACAGCCTGTTCGCGCTCGGCTCGGGTTCCTTCTTCGGGGTGATCACCAACAGCTTCGTCGTCGAGACGCTCGGTGGTCCCGAACTGCCCTGGTGGATCTACTCGATCGCGTGCTTTGTCGTGACGGGAACGCTGGGATACCTACGGATCGGGCTCTCGGTCAAGCTGCTCTCGGCGGTGCTGGCCCTCGAGGTCCTGCTGGTGATGGTCTTCAACCTGGCCGTCACCAAAACCGGTGGGCCGGAGGGACGGTCGCTGGCTCCGTTCGACCCCGGCTCGCTGAACATGAGTGGGCTCGCTTTGGGGGTGGTCTTCGCGTCGGTGTGCTTCCTGGGATTCGAGGCCACTGCGGTGTTCTGTGAGGAAACCAAGGATCCCGAGCGCACGGTACCGCGCGCGGCGTACCTGTCGGTGCTGCTGATCGGTGGCTTCTACATTCTCAGCGCCTGGGCGATGATCACCGCATATGGAACGCAGAACATCCTGGGGGCGATCGACGAGGACTTCGCGGCAGTGTTCCCGAACGCGATGGAGACCTACGTCGGGGTGTGGGGTCGTGATGCCGTGTTGTTGCTGACGGTGGGTTCCTGTTTCGCCTGCATGCTGGCGGTGCAGAACATCATGTCGCGCTACTGCTTCCATCTCGGGGCGGACCGGATTCTGCCGGCGGGGCTGGGTCGGGTGCACCCGCGGTTCGGTTCGCCGTACGTCAGTTCGGTGATCGTCGCCGCAGCGGTCATCACGATGTTCGTGGTGTTCGCCGTGACCGGGGCCGATCCGGCCATCCTCTACGGCCTGCTGTCGGGCACCGGCGGCGTGGTCATCATGATCCTGATGTTCCTGACCAGCCTCGCGGTGGTTGCGTTCTTCCAGCGCAGGAGTTCGGAGATCAACAGTCCCCGGGCGCAATGGAGCGCCAGGATCGCACCCACCATCAGTGCGATCGGCCTCGGCATCGTGATTTACCTGTCCCTGAAGCACTTCGACATGGTGACCGGGGGCTCGGCGGTGATCGCCGCCCTGCTGCAGGTGCTGATCGTCGCGGTGTTCGTGGTGGGATGGCTGTTTGCGACCTGGCTGCGCGGCAACCGGCCGGAAGTGTTCGCCACCATCGGGCGTAACAAGCCCCCCGCGTGA
- a CDS encoding enoyl-CoA hydratase/isomerase family protein yields the protein MSTNPVRWEESRGVVTLVLDDPTQRVNTLNTALVEALAEAIDRLGREQDRIDGVILRSAKRSFLAGGDLNRLLAVQPADIHEFTADLDLRKALYRRLELYPKPVVALIDGPALGGGLELALCCHHRIGVDNGRTVVGLPEIGLGLFPGAGGTVRTVRRLGLTRALKELLLSGRQLNLTEAMAAGLIDEPAVSLGRGEQLAREWIASKPTPLPRTPDVAPAELASSAVAVSTGANRAAELLIEVAVESVKLKFDDAMRLESAVFGELVVDPATKNCIRTHFFDTGALRRRVTALGSSDVVRPVVTPLSPAVNDMLRKPSWAAVIDVAGLESGGGHGLDADARMSWDGCTAPTQVWFYPDAVGDGQRVIECGRTGEEDPLLVALAKSGVLTIPLTPGAGPYGRRVQEAIASVYRRHLDISGSPEHVRQTACWAGLTSEARTSITGPPVDFDLVCSLLNEVAERAVAAGAALDDAADLDVASVRSGGFPGWTGGVRRWLDEGTKTLTEMIELRERKAR from the coding sequence TTGTCCACGAACCCGGTGCGCTGGGAAGAATCCCGCGGCGTCGTCACACTCGTGTTGGACGATCCGACGCAACGGGTGAACACGTTGAACACGGCGCTGGTGGAGGCGCTCGCCGAGGCGATCGACCGGCTGGGACGTGAGCAGGATCGGATCGACGGTGTCATCCTGCGGTCGGCCAAACGCTCCTTTCTCGCCGGTGGTGATCTCAATCGACTGCTGGCCGTTCAGCCTGCGGACATTCACGAGTTCACCGCAGATCTCGACCTTCGCAAGGCCCTCTACCGGCGTCTGGAGTTGTACCCGAAACCGGTTGTGGCCTTGATCGACGGCCCGGCTCTCGGCGGCGGCCTCGAGCTGGCGTTGTGCTGTCATCACCGGATCGGCGTGGACAACGGGCGCACGGTGGTGGGACTCCCAGAAATCGGCCTGGGGCTGTTCCCAGGTGCCGGAGGAACCGTCCGGACAGTTCGCCGTCTGGGGCTGACCCGGGCGCTCAAGGAACTGCTGCTCTCCGGGCGGCAGCTGAATCTGACCGAAGCGATGGCCGCCGGGCTGATCGATGAGCCCGCCGTCTCGCTTGGGCGCGGCGAGCAGCTCGCTCGGGAGTGGATCGCATCGAAACCCACGCCGTTGCCACGCACACCCGATGTTGCGCCTGCCGAATTGGCCAGCAGTGCGGTGGCTGTGTCGACAGGGGCTAACCGCGCAGCCGAGCTGCTCATCGAGGTGGCCGTCGAATCCGTAAAGTTGAAGTTCGACGACGCAATGCGACTCGAGTCGGCGGTCTTCGGTGAACTGGTGGTCGATCCGGCCACCAAGAACTGCATCAGGACGCATTTCTTCGACACCGGCGCACTGCGGCGTCGGGTCACCGCACTGGGTTCGAGCGATGTCGTTCGCCCAGTCGTGACGCCCCTGTCCCCGGCTGTCAACGACATGCTGCGGAAGCCGTCGTGGGCCGCCGTGATTGACGTCGCGGGTTTGGAATCCGGAGGCGGTCATGGTCTGGACGCTGACGCGCGCATGTCATGGGATGGGTGCACTGCGCCCACACAGGTGTGGTTCTACCCCGATGCCGTCGGCGATGGACAGCGGGTAATCGAATGCGGACGCACCGGGGAGGAAGATCCGCTGCTCGTCGCCTTGGCGAAGTCCGGTGTCCTCACCATTCCTCTCACCCCCGGCGCCGGCCCCTACGGCCGCCGCGTGCAGGAGGCCATTGCATCGGTCTACAGGCGGCACCTGGACATCTCGGGATCACCGGAACACGTGCGACAGACGGCCTGCTGGGCAGGGTTGACCTCCGAAGCCAGGACCTCGATCACCGGTCCTCCAGTCGACTTCGACTTAGTTTGTTCGCTGTTGAACGAGGTGGCCGAACGGGCTGTGGCGGCCGGCGCAGCGCTTGACGATGCCGCTGACCTGGACGTCGCATCAGTGCGCTCGGGCGGCTTCCCCGGCTGGACGGGAGGCGTCCGCCGGTGGCTGGACGAGGGGACGAAGACGCTCACCGAAATGATCGAGCTCAGGGAACGAAAGGCGCGTTGA
- a CDS encoding enoyl-CoA hydratase/isomerase family protein, whose amino-acid sequence MVDSELLSQDLPAEGSVIRILTLNRPRARNALNTVLLSKLRDALEQADGDPAVAAVVLAGAGPAFCSGGDIKEFAGSADPKADVVNRSQLLVYVQQMIPRLGVPVVAAVQGAAVGAGAALAVAADVVVAAPDLVLEYPEIRGGVVPSVVAAGLVHQTTRKQSFEMLTTGRCLGAEEAVSRGLVNSVATDRAVLEAAVAVAQQWAAMDRAALRETKKLFYRTLELSAGDALDAGMQVLRATWETHSAS is encoded by the coding sequence ATGGTCGATTCCGAACTGCTCAGTCAGGACCTTCCAGCCGAGGGATCCGTCATCAGGATCCTTACGTTGAACCGGCCACGCGCCCGGAATGCTTTGAACACAGTACTTCTCAGCAAACTGAGGGATGCTCTCGAGCAGGCAGACGGTGATCCGGCGGTGGCGGCCGTGGTCCTTGCCGGGGCGGGTCCGGCCTTCTGTTCGGGCGGCGACATCAAGGAGTTCGCCGGATCGGCCGATCCCAAGGCCGACGTGGTGAACCGTTCGCAGCTGCTGGTCTATGTGCAGCAGATGATTCCACGGCTCGGGGTCCCGGTTGTGGCTGCCGTGCAGGGCGCGGCAGTCGGGGCCGGGGCCGCCCTGGCCGTCGCGGCGGACGTGGTTGTCGCCGCGCCGGACCTGGTGCTGGAGTACCCCGAGATCCGCGGCGGGGTGGTGCCGAGTGTGGTGGCCGCGGGGCTGGTGCATCAGACCACCCGCAAGCAGTCATTCGAAATGCTCACCACTGGAAGATGTTTGGGTGCCGAAGAGGCAGTGTCCCGCGGATTGGTGAACTCCGTCGCGACCGACAGGGCAGTGTTGGAAGCCGCGGTAGCGGTAGCCCAGCAGTGGGCGGCGATGGACCGCGCCGCGCTGCGGGAGACCAAGAAGTTGTTCTACCGGACGCTTGAGCTCTCGGCCGGCGATGCGCTGGATGCGGGGATGCAAGTTCTTCGTGCAACCTGGGAGACGCACTCCGCAAGCTGA
- a CDS encoding thiolase family protein — translation MPDAVIVDVVRSPMGRGKQNGALASLHPVELLAQVLQALVERTGIDPERVDDVLIGCVNQISGQSATPGRQAWLSAGFPVSVPATTIDRRCGSGQQALAFAAHGVMAGAYDIAIAGGLESMSHAPLGSNRLGADASGPGVHARFPELVNQGVAAELIAQTYGSSRLQLDDLSAQSHARAHKAQQDGLLARDIVPITLPDGQVVEVDETIRPATTVETLAGLAPVFGTDDMREKFPDLEWKVTAGNSSQITDGAGAALVMSEQTASRLGLQPRARVVATSIAGDDPVLMLTAVIPATHKVLDQAKLSIDDIAFAEVNEAFAAVPLAWQSQFSCDSAQLNPLGGAIALGHPLGASGVRLLSSMLTSLESTGSRYGLQTMCEAGGMANATIVERL, via the coding sequence ATGCCCGACGCCGTGATCGTCGATGTCGTCCGCTCCCCGATGGGGCGCGGCAAGCAGAACGGTGCCCTTGCCTCCCTGCATCCGGTCGAGCTGCTGGCGCAGGTGCTGCAGGCTCTGGTGGAGCGCACCGGCATCGATCCGGAGCGCGTAGACGACGTGCTCATCGGCTGCGTCAACCAGATCTCCGGACAGTCCGCCACCCCGGGACGGCAGGCGTGGTTGTCCGCGGGATTCCCGGTATCGGTTCCTGCGACGACCATCGACCGGCGCTGCGGGTCGGGTCAGCAAGCGCTCGCGTTTGCCGCGCATGGCGTGATGGCCGGAGCCTACGACATCGCAATCGCCGGCGGACTCGAGTCGATGAGCCACGCTCCGTTGGGCAGTAATCGATTGGGAGCGGACGCCTCAGGCCCCGGTGTGCACGCCCGCTTCCCGGAGTTGGTCAATCAGGGTGTCGCCGCGGAACTGATCGCGCAGACGTATGGTTCCTCGCGTTTACAGCTGGACGATCTGAGCGCGCAGTCGCACGCCCGCGCCCACAAAGCGCAGCAGGACGGATTACTGGCCCGCGACATCGTACCGATCACTCTTCCGGACGGGCAGGTGGTGGAGGTCGACGAGACGATTCGGCCGGCCACCACCGTCGAGACCCTCGCCGGACTGGCCCCGGTGTTCGGCACCGATGACATGCGGGAGAAGTTTCCGGATCTCGAATGGAAGGTGACAGCGGGTAACTCGTCACAGATCACCGACGGTGCGGGTGCGGCGCTGGTGATGAGCGAGCAGACTGCCTCGCGCCTGGGCCTGCAGCCGCGAGCGCGGGTGGTGGCGACCAGCATTGCCGGCGACGACCCGGTTTTGATGTTGACCGCCGTCATCCCCGCCACCCACAAAGTGCTGGACCAGGCGAAGCTGTCCATCGACGACATCGCCTTTGCTGAGGTCAACGAGGCGTTCGCGGCGGTTCCGCTGGCATGGCAGAGTCAATTCTCCTGTGACAGTGCGCAACTCAATCCGCTGGGCGGTGCCATCGCGCTGGGGCACCCGCTGGGCGCCTCGGGAGTCCGGCTGCTGTCATCCATGCTGACGAGTTTGGAGTCCACCGGTTCTCGCTACGGCCTCCAGACGATGTGCGAGGCGGGTGGAATGGCGAACGCCACGATCGTAGAGCGACTTTGA
- a CDS encoding SDR family NAD(P)-dependent oxidoreductase, with the protein MQLEGASAVITGGASGLGLATAQRLVARGCHVILLDLPTSQGAERAADLGDLASFEPADVTEPESVGAAFAAAEARGPVRAAVHCAGRGGTVRVLNRDGGPGDGQLFEDIVRLNIVGTYNLLRYAASSMAKNDHSGDDRGVIIFTASVAAFEGQVGQLPYATSKAGVVGMTLVAARDLAQRQIRVNTIAPGPFDTPILDRFGDDVRRKLYEPVPHPNRLGKASEYAMLAEHIIDNSMLNGETIRLDGAVRMPPRPR; encoded by the coding sequence ATGCAGCTCGAAGGGGCTTCTGCCGTCATCACCGGCGGCGCATCGGGGCTCGGCTTGGCCACCGCGCAGCGGCTGGTCGCGCGCGGATGCCATGTGATCCTGCTGGATCTGCCCACATCCCAGGGTGCCGAGAGGGCCGCTGACCTCGGCGATTTGGCGTCCTTTGAGCCAGCCGACGTCACCGAACCGGAGTCCGTCGGTGCGGCCTTTGCGGCCGCCGAAGCTCGCGGCCCGGTGCGTGCCGCCGTGCACTGCGCGGGGCGCGGGGGAACGGTGCGGGTGCTGAATCGTGACGGCGGACCTGGCGATGGACAGTTGTTCGAGGACATCGTGCGTCTCAACATCGTCGGCACCTACAACCTGTTGCGCTACGCGGCCAGCTCCATGGCCAAGAACGATCACTCCGGTGACGATCGCGGAGTCATCATCTTCACCGCGTCGGTGGCAGCGTTCGAGGGACAGGTCGGGCAGTTGCCGTACGCCACATCGAAGGCGGGAGTCGTCGGGATGACCCTGGTGGCGGCTCGTGACCTGGCCCAGCGCCAGATCCGGGTCAACACCATCGCGCCCGGACCGTTCGACACCCCGATCCTCGACCGGTTCGGTGACGACGTGCGCCGGAAGCTGTATGAGCCGGTGCCGCACCCGAATCGGCTGGGTAAGGCATCGGAGTACGCAATGCTCGCCGAGCACATCATCGACAACTCGATGCTCAATGGTGAAACCATCCGGCTCGACGGGGCGGTGCGGATGCCGCCGCGTCCGCGGTAG
- a CDS encoding cytochrome P450, whose amino-acid sequence MTTETLEVPYLDITDANFSITSDQVHDAREKSWYARTNYGIAVLRYAEVRKILRHPKVRQGDVAWTRLNGITEGPLYDWWDSWILHKEGEAHQRLRKAANPLFTQKAVAPLGPKFRALAEDLVDRFVDRGEFEFVEDFADPYTTGALTRLLGLPDEEGPQLARHIDVVGLSFGLAIKDNVDRIEAALAALYEYADRLIELRRKNPTDDLVAGLVGAASTDGALSETELRDLLVLLIVGAFDTTKNQLSLAMKTFLDNADQWELLAQRPELAPKAVEEAMRVNPTTRWVTREALETFEFGGVTIEEGVTIHVFNESAGTDARTIGDDPKRFDITQDRPPHFGFGAGVHHCLGHFIARSDMAQAFAALSGRLRDIRELPGAVMMPDSGNTGFRKLPVAFTKDENYTYQPDSGENV is encoded by the coding sequence ATGACCACCGAAACCCTCGAGGTGCCCTACCTCGACATCACCGACGCCAACTTCAGCATCACCTCGGACCAGGTGCACGATGCACGCGAGAAGTCCTGGTACGCCCGGACGAACTATGGCATCGCCGTCCTGCGCTACGCGGAGGTCCGCAAGATCCTGCGCCACCCGAAGGTGCGGCAGGGTGATGTCGCCTGGACCCGGCTCAACGGGATCACCGAAGGGCCGCTCTACGACTGGTGGGACAGCTGGATCCTGCACAAGGAGGGCGAAGCTCATCAGCGTCTCCGCAAGGCAGCCAACCCCCTCTTCACTCAGAAGGCGGTTGCCCCGCTCGGACCGAAATTCCGTGCGCTGGCCGAGGATCTGGTGGACCGATTCGTCGATCGCGGCGAGTTCGAGTTCGTGGAGGACTTCGCCGACCCGTACACGACGGGCGCACTGACCCGGTTGCTCGGGCTTCCCGATGAGGAAGGCCCTCAGCTGGCACGACATATCGACGTCGTGGGTCTGTCCTTCGGATTGGCCATTAAAGACAACGTCGATCGGATCGAGGCGGCCCTGGCTGCGCTGTACGAGTACGCCGACAGGTTGATCGAACTGCGTCGCAAGAATCCCACTGACGATCTGGTGGCCGGGCTGGTGGGCGCGGCGTCCACCGACGGAGCGTTGTCCGAGACGGAGCTTCGGGATCTGCTTGTGCTGCTGATCGTCGGTGCGTTCGACACCACGAAGAATCAGCTGTCGTTGGCGATGAAGACATTCCTCGACAACGCGGATCAGTGGGAACTGCTTGCGCAACGTCCGGAACTGGCACCCAAGGCGGTCGAGGAGGCCATGCGCGTCAATCCGACCACACGCTGGGTCACCCGAGAGGCGCTGGAGACCTTCGAGTTCGGGGGCGTGACGATCGAAGAGGGCGTCACCATCCATGTGTTCAACGAATCCGCGGGAACCGACGCGCGCACCATCGGGGATGACCCGAAGCGGTTCGACATCACCCAGGACCGTCCGCCGCACTTCGGCTTCGGGGCTGGCGTGCACCACTGCCTCGGCCACTTCATTGCACGTAGCGACATGGCGCAGGCTTTTGCGGCGCTTTCCGGGCGGTTGCGTGACATTCGCGAGCTGCCCGGTGCGGTGATGATGCCGGATTCGGGCAACACCGGGTTCCGGAAGCTGCCGGTGGCCTTCACCAAGGACGAGAACTACACCTATCAGCCGGATTCCGGCGAGAACGTATAG